In Paenibacillus algicola, a genomic segment contains:
- the hisIE gene encoding bifunctional phosphoribosyl-AMP cyclohydrolase/phosphoribosyl-ATP diphosphatase HisIE yields MSVHDDMMQDLSLQQVSEHIRWDENGLVPAIVQDAETKEVLMMAYMNRESLQLTLEKGETWFWSRSRKELWNKGATSGNTQTVISLSYDCDGDTLLVLVDPKGPACHTGENTCFFNTITVQGQSTVSGEDVQSSGSQDRFAVLGELEQVIAQREAERPEGAYTTYLFDKGVDKILKKIGEEASETIIAAKNRDNEELRLEVSDLIYHLMVLLQERKLPLDHILDELGRRHERPRRDG; encoded by the coding sequence ATGAGCGTACATGATGACATGATGCAGGATTTGTCCTTGCAGCAGGTGTCGGAGCATATCCGCTGGGACGAGAATGGTCTGGTTCCGGCGATCGTGCAGGATGCAGAGACCAAGGAAGTATTAATGATGGCATACATGAACCGGGAATCCCTGCAGCTGACCCTGGAAAAAGGAGAAACCTGGTTCTGGAGCCGCTCCCGAAAGGAGCTGTGGAACAAGGGGGCAACCTCAGGCAATACGCAGACGGTGATCTCTCTGTCCTACGATTGTGATGGCGACACGCTGCTGGTGCTGGTAGATCCTAAAGGACCTGCTTGTCACACCGGCGAGAATACCTGCTTCTTCAACACGATTACCGTTCAGGGACAATCGACAGTGTCCGGCGAAGATGTGCAGTCCTCGGGCAGCCAAGACCGCTTTGCAGTGCTGGGTGAGCTGGAGCAGGTCATTGCACAGCGGGAAGCAGAGCGTCCGGAAGGGGCATATACGACCTATCTGTTCGATAAAGGCGTGGATAAGATTCTGAAAAAGATCGGGGAAGAAGCCTCCGAGACGATTATTGCGGCTAAAAATCGCGATAACGAGGAGCTGCGCCTGGAGGTCAGCGATCTGATTTACCATCTGATGGTGCTGCTGCAGGAGCGCAAGCTGCCATTGGATCATATTCTGGACGAGCTGGGCCGCCGTCATGAGCGTCCACGCCGCGACGGTTAA
- the trxB gene encoding thioredoxin-disulfide reductase, whose amino-acid sequence MYKSIVIGTGPAGLTAAIYLARANMKPLVIEGMQPGGQLTTTTEVENFPGFPQGIMGPELMDNMRQQAERFGAEFKSAWVESVDFSQRPFKINVEGMGELQAESVIISTGASAKYLGIPGEQENVGRGVSTCATCDGFFFRGKKIIVVGGGDSAMEEASFLTRFASSVTLVHRREELRASKIMQDRARENEKIQWALDRTPLEVVTTETGVKGLKVRNNETGAEELIEAEGVFVAIGHTPNTGFLGSQINTDPTGYILVKPGTTETNIPGVFACGDVQDTRYRQAITAAGSGCMAAMDCEKFIEGHMVHDWSETLNP is encoded by the coding sequence ATGTACAAATCAATCGTAATCGGAACCGGCCCTGCCGGACTGACCGCAGCCATCTACCTGGCACGCGCGAATATGAAGCCACTGGTCATTGAAGGAATGCAGCCGGGGGGCCAGTTGACCACAACCACCGAAGTCGAGAACTTTCCGGGATTCCCTCAAGGCATCATGGGACCTGAGCTGATGGATAATATGCGCCAGCAGGCAGAGCGCTTCGGTGCGGAATTCAAGAGCGCCTGGGTAGAGTCTGTTGATTTCTCGCAGCGTCCATTCAAGATTAATGTCGAGGGCATGGGAGAATTGCAGGCTGAGTCGGTCATCATTTCTACCGGTGCCTCGGCCAAGTATCTGGGCATTCCCGGGGAGCAGGAGAATGTGGGCCGGGGTGTCAGCACATGTGCGACCTGCGACGGCTTCTTCTTCCGCGGCAAGAAGATTATCGTGGTGGGCGGAGGCGATTCCGCGATGGAGGAAGCGAGCTTCTTAACACGCTTCGCTTCCAGCGTCACATTGGTTCACCGCCGGGAAGAGCTGCGCGCTTCCAAGATCATGCAGGATCGCGCTCGCGAGAACGAGAAAATTCAGTGGGCACTTGACCGTACGCCGCTAGAGGTCGTAACGACGGAAACGGGCGTGAAGGGCTTGAAGGTTCGGAACAACGAGACTGGCGCCGAAGAGCTGATTGAAGCGGAAGGCGTATTCGTGGCAATTGGCCATACGCCGAACACAGGCTTCCTGGGAAGCCAGATCAATACAGATCCGACCGGATATATTCTGGTGAAGCCAGGCACAACGGAGACGAATATTCCAGGCGTGTTCGCCTGCGGTGACGTGCAGGATACCCGGTATCGCCAGGCGATTACCGCAGCCGGCTCTGGCTGTATGGCTGCCATGGATTGTGAGAAGTTCATTGAAGGTCATATGGTCCATGACTGGAGCGAAACGCTGAATCCGTAA
- a CDS encoding ribose-phosphate diphosphokinase, whose amino-acid sequence MYQKLRLFAGSSNPRLAADISRQLGVELGKIKLSRFKNGEIYVHYEESIRNCDVFLLQSFSHPINEMFVELLVMIDAAKRASARTINIIVPYYGYARQERKAAPREPISAKMVADVLTTAGASRVITIDLHAPAIQGFFNIPVDHLTAMDLITNYLRSKQLEQPVIVSPDAGRAKIAEKLAGRLGAGFAMMVKQRPAHNEAVITHVVGDVEGRTPIIIEDIIDTGTTIVQVVESLKKLGAKDTIVCATHGVFSGEALSRLDHGHIKELVVTDSIALREPPMKGMTILSAAPILAEAIHIIMEGGSIATLFKDAGV is encoded by the coding sequence ATGTATCAGAAACTTCGTCTGTTCGCCGGATCATCCAATCCGCGGCTGGCCGCGGATATCAGTCGGCAGCTGGGCGTCGAATTGGGCAAGATCAAGCTGTCCCGTTTCAAAAATGGAGAAATCTACGTCCATTATGAGGAAAGCATCCGTAATTGTGATGTGTTTCTGCTGCAGTCCTTCTCCCATCCGATTAATGAAATGTTCGTAGAGCTGCTGGTTATGATTGATGCGGCCAAGCGGGCCTCTGCACGCACGATAAATATTATTGTCCCCTACTACGGCTACGCTCGGCAGGAGAGAAAAGCTGCACCCCGCGAGCCCATATCCGCCAAAATGGTCGCCGATGTGCTGACGACAGCCGGAGCCAGCCGCGTCATTACCATTGATCTGCATGCCCCGGCTATTCAGGGCTTCTTCAATATTCCAGTCGATCATCTGACGGCCATGGATCTGATCACCAACTACCTGAGAAGCAAGCAGCTGGAGCAGCCGGTCATCGTCTCTCCTGATGCCGGCCGGGCTAAAATTGCCGAGAAGCTGGCAGGCCGGCTGGGTGCGGGCTTTGCGATGATGGTCAAGCAGCGCCCGGCCCACAATGAAGCGGTCATTACGCATGTGGTTGGAGACGTAGAAGGACGCACGCCGATCATCATCGAAGATATTATTGACACAGGTACTACCATTGTACAGGTCGTGGAGTCTCTCAAGAAGTTAGGCGCCAAGGATACGATCGTATGTGCGACGCATGGCGTATTCTCGGGGGAGGCATTGTCCCGCCTGGATCATGGCCATATCAAGGAGCTGGTAGTGACAGATTCCATCGCGCTTCGGGAGCCGCCGATGAAAGGCATGACCATCTTATCGGCAGCGCCGATCCTCGCTGAAGCCATCCATATTATTATGGAAGGCGGCAGCATTGCGACCTTATTTAAAGACGCCGGCGTCTGA
- a CDS encoding tetratricopeptide repeat protein encodes MHANIPGHQDLQNIIPIDYNANFFFERAVKSLDRFQYGKALKYFRKAVEYEPDNPVNHCNMAGILSETGDYEGSNRVLKHILDQVDSSMTECHFYMANNYANLEQFEEAEQALITYLEEDSSGQFMDEAEEMMELLHYELNRPTKVNKIKSREGMVEHEQARALLEEGKFAQAAKLLETIVEDCPDFMSARNNLALAFYYMGRFAKAKEVIGDVLDKEPGNLHALCNLAIFYQHEKDEEGLHRLLDMLSVTIPFHQEHVFKLATTMGILGRHEAAYGHFRRLTKDEEFSSDASLYHYTAVAACNSGRMEDAVRYWRQCKRLDPANDVADFYLAQLDSLQESDSGSLKVSYHYHLPFEEQFKVWEHDGAALTEEAKSNPLIRSSFFWALRHGEPHIKLQVIQTLELIADEEVQHALHLFLQEPGEDVELKAAAELVLTRLEGASGREAAGEMPSDSLNEVLPEWHKEWQQVLDLAVSMGQRQDPYRKREMERLWSQFLSRMYPDLPKMRNLSGWAAALEYTAGKLAGDSYTYEKLAERYQISSSTVRRYARQLAMTDADREEARNNFRPFTEKS; translated from the coding sequence ATGCATGCAAACATTCCAGGTCATCAGGACCTGCAAAATATAATTCCTATCGATTACAACGCTAATTTTTTCTTTGAACGCGCCGTGAAGTCGCTGGACCGTTTCCAATATGGCAAGGCGCTGAAATATTTTCGCAAGGCTGTGGAATATGAACCGGATAATCCTGTGAATCATTGCAATATGGCGGGTATATTATCAGAGACCGGTGATTATGAGGGCTCGAACCGGGTATTGAAGCATATACTGGATCAGGTAGATTCCTCGATGACGGAATGCCATTTCTATATGGCGAACAACTACGCGAATCTGGAGCAGTTTGAAGAAGCCGAGCAGGCGCTGATTACGTATCTGGAGGAGGATTCCAGCGGCCAGTTTATGGACGAGGCCGAAGAGATGATGGAGCTGCTTCACTATGAGCTAAACCGGCCCACGAAGGTGAACAAGATCAAGAGCCGCGAGGGCATGGTGGAGCATGAGCAGGCACGGGCGCTGCTGGAGGAAGGGAAATTCGCTCAGGCTGCCAAGCTGTTGGAGACGATTGTAGAGGACTGTCCGGACTTTATGTCGGCCCGCAATAATCTGGCGCTTGCCTTCTATTACATGGGCCGCTTCGCGAAGGCGAAGGAGGTCATCGGTGATGTGCTGGACAAGGAGCCGGGCAATCTGCATGCGCTGTGCAATCTGGCGATTTTTTATCAGCATGAGAAGGATGAGGAAGGGCTTCACCGTCTGCTGGACATGCTGTCTGTTACGATTCCGTTTCATCAGGAGCATGTCTTCAAGCTCGCGACAACGATGGGCATTCTGGGGAGGCACGAAGCGGCCTACGGCCATTTTCGCCGTCTGACGAAGGATGAGGAATTTAGCAGTGATGCAAGCCTGTATCATTATACAGCCGTTGCAGCCTGCAACAGCGGCAGAATGGAAGATGCGGTCAGATACTGGCGTCAGTGCAAGAGGCTGGACCCGGCAAATGATGTCGCTGATTTCTACCTGGCTCAGCTGGACTCTTTGCAGGAAAGTGATTCCGGAAGCTTGAAGGTCAGCTATCACTATCATCTCCCCTTTGAAGAGCAGTTTAAGGTGTGGGAGCATGATGGAGCTGCCTTGACTGAGGAAGCGAAGAGCAATCCGTTAATCCGCTCCTCCTTCTTCTGGGCGCTTCGCCATGGCGAGCCTCACATCAAGCTGCAGGTTATACAGACGCTGGAGCTGATTGCCGATGAAGAGGTTCAGCATGCGCTGCACCTGTTTCTTCAGGAGCCAGGAGAGGATGTAGAGCTGAAAGCTGCGGCGGAGCTCGTGCTAACGCGCTTGGAGGGAGCTTCAGGCCGGGAGGCAGCGGGCGAGATGCCCAGCGACTCGTTAAACGAGGTCCTTCCGGAGTGGCATAAGGAATGGCAGCAGGTGCTGGATCTGGCGGTCTCTATGGGACAACGGCAGGACCCTTACCGCAAAAGAGAGATGGAAAGGCTCTGGTCACAATTCCTGAGCCGGATGTATCCCGACCTTCCGAAGATGCGTAACCTTTCCGGCTGGGCGGCAGCGCTGGAGTATACCGCCGGCAAGCTAGCGGGAGACTCGTATACGTACGAGAAGCTCGCGGAGCGCTATCAGATTTCATCCTCTACCGTGAGGCGTTACGCCCGGCAGCTGGCAATGACGGATGCCGATCGGGAAGAGGCTCGCAATAATTTTCGCCCGTTTACAGAAAAATCGTAG
- the hisJ gene encoding histidinol-phosphatase HisJ — translation MHIDYHTHHARCGHAVGALEEYVLRGIEIGLDQLGLSDHMPLIHIKPHEYYPEMAMPMEELPRYVEECLTLKERYKGQIEIRVGLEGDYIEGYEEDVRKVIEAYPWDYVIGSVHFLGKWDITDYRQTHGWEGRDPITVYRRYYDAVCKAASTGLYDIMGHLDVIKRFGFTPGPKHQDEVVALENEALAAVRRSGKAMELNASGLSKDCREMFPSRRMLEEALRLGIPLTLGSDAHQPLKLGEHLDQARELLIELGVKQVAVFEGRQRDMAAL, via the coding sequence ATGCATATTGACTATCACACTCACCATGCCCGGTGCGGACACGCTGTTGGAGCACTGGAAGAGTATGTATTGCGGGGCATTGAGATTGGGCTGGACCAGCTGGGCCTGTCCGATCACATGCCGCTTATTCATATTAAGCCGCATGAATATTACCCGGAGATGGCGATGCCGATGGAGGAGCTTCCACGCTATGTGGAGGAATGCCTGACCCTCAAGGAGCGCTATAAAGGCCAGATTGAGATCCGTGTCGGCCTGGAAGGGGACTATATCGAAGGCTATGAAGAGGACGTCCGGAAGGTGATTGAGGCGTATCCTTGGGATTATGTGATCGGCTCGGTCCATTTTCTCGGAAAATGGGATATTACCGATTACCGCCAGACCCATGGCTGGGAGGGGCGTGACCCGATCACGGTATACAGGCGCTATTACGATGCGGTCTGCAAGGCGGCATCGACAGGCTTGTATGACATTATGGGACATCTGGATGTCATCAAGCGCTTCGGCTTTACCCCTGGGCCGAAGCATCAGGATGAGGTTGTGGCGCTGGAGAATGAGGCGCTGGCCGCTGTCCGCCGGAGCGGCAAGGCGATGGAGCTGAACGCCTCCGGTCTGAGCAAGGACTGCCGGGAGATGTTTCCAAGCCGGCGTATGCTGGAGGAGGCCCTTCGGCTCGGCATTCCGCTGACGCTCGGCTCTGACGCGCATCAGCCCTTGAAGCTCGGTGAGCATCTGGATCAGGCGAGGGAGCTGTTAATCGAGCTCGGAGTGAAGCAGGTGGCTGTTTTTGAGGGACGGCAGCGGGACATGGCTGCGCTGTAA